The nucleotide window GTGAAACTGATTGTGGGAGCCATCTCAATAGTGACAAAAAAGCCTGGTTGCTGTGGCATCCGACACCTCGACAAGGACTTAGCAGAGTATAACACACTTATCTGTTGCAATGTTCGTTGTTGATATTCACTTAGCATCCTCAATTCAAACTCAGTCAATTTGACCCCGATAAGCTCTCTGGACAATATACAGTACGTcaaatatataatattttcTCATTTTAGTCAGCTTACTTTACTGAAATCCTCAATTATGACCGATATAACTGTGGACACCTAACAAACATCAAAGTCACTTCACGTGTACAAATTGATATAGTTTGGGGCCAAGACAGCAAATGATGTGATATGCATTGGActgatattattttatgtttatctTGTACTGTAGGTGGACGTTAGAAAGAGGTTTGATTGTATTATGATCAACCTAATCCCGTTTCATTATATAGACGGCAAGTGAGATATAGCCCATTATTaagtaataaaaatacaacagaGATGATTTATAGTTTGTAAACTAGTTACATTGTTGATTTTATCTTCAGCCTGTTCCAACAAgctattttattgttatttagaATATCTCAACACCTAATTTATTTCTACCTTATACATAATATAATTATAGTATATACATAGTATAATTTCATGATGGATGACGGTAGCCCATGGGCTAAATAACAGCCATTTGTGTAAGTGAAGTTTTGTCAAAATCAGGAGATTAAAATTACAAcacagaaataataaaagtacgtTATCCAAGGCTAGTATGAGAAAACAGTAAATGTACTGGAAACataattgcatttttgtgtTACAAACAGAATTAATGACAACATAGTTGGACAAACCTGTGTTTCAATGAGTTGAATGTCTTCTCATGAAAAGGTTTTATTATCACAGCATCAAGTTCCCGAGATTGAATTGCGTTTATGGTATGCCGATCatcttcaaaacaaaatcttcCTATTGAACGCATAAGCACTAGATTTCCTTCTTTGACCTGTGAGTTTTAACACTACAACTTTATAAAGTAATAGTATCCTGAGACATCAAACATCTAAGTTCAGGACACATGTCTTGTGTGCATTGAAAATCATAAATGCAAATATCAGCTCACATGAAATACGTAAATGTTCTGGTGTTGAACAGATAATACAGCAAGTacatttttaaacaagtaCAATCCTTGATTATGAGATAGAAAAATCTTGTCACACCTATGTAAAACATATCACTGAATGAAAAGGCAGTTAAGATTTGTGCAAATATATTGAGAAGATACActaacatttcattaaatccTTTgagtatttttaattatttctgtaaatatatatgtataagATACATAAAGTATTTGAATATATTATAAAACAGGATATTATGGATTTTGTTGTTAAGAATATTGTTAAAGctgaacataaaaaataatagtAATCCATAAACATTAATCACAAACTTGAAAGGCACTGAACATCGTAATGTGCCATTGAGTATATTAACAGAATGAAGAGCATAATCTTCCAAAGGATAGCGAGGATTTGGGTTCAATGCTTCGTTATTTGAATAGATATCGTAGTTTATGCCAGTTTGTGAATCTGGAGTTGGAACAGTCGTTATTGCAGCTGACACCACAAGTACATAACGTCCATCATCAGTAAATAAACTACATTCtctgaacataaattttaataaattttgaactgttatttttttataagaaaatatttatatacatATCGAAGCAGATTTAAACATAACAAACATTACTAACCTGTTCAAATTTTGTGCTTCATTTGCCACTggtattttatatttcaatacaaaaaatttagaGAAAAGTTTTTCTCGTACATGCTGCTGGAATTTTTTATAATGCGtactttgttttaaattttcatgaaaaatttctCCCGTAACACTACTGAGGAGGTTTTCCGCAGCTTGACATcctacaaacaaatattttaatattaaattaatgacAAATACGACATAAGTTCAATTGCATACGAAAATAACAGTATACATACAAAATCTATATTTCAGTAAGCACATTGGAGATTACTGGTGAATTAATTTGTAATATCGTACATATAAATTATAGGACTTACATTTAActtgacaaaaaaaattacttcattTAATGCAAGACATTTTCAAactaattattatatatttctaTACCTGCACACATGCAAATACAGGATGAATTTGGTTAGTTACATACCACTTAAagacacattgcaaaaaatctgAAATACCCACCAAAATCCTATATATATaagattaacaaaaaacatccgTTAATCGCATCATATTCGCATGTAGCTGAAAGAAGGGGTTTCCAACACATTGTATTTGAAAATGGCTTGAAAGCTctaacaacaatttattggTTGTTGCACAATCcattacttttatttacaataCAACGAATTAAACCCAGGAATTAAGACAGCCCACTTCTGACTTAGCTTGTACAACATCATTCTGTAATAATCCATAATAATCACTTCTGTTTTACACTGATTGTGTTTTCACATATTCACGTATTAAAAACTTTGAGTAACACTGTTCTATATTAATGGTCTGTTCAGACTTTTGTGGTACTTCATGGAGTAATGGCAGCAAACGAGTCGCTACAAAGTGTCAGTAATGTGAATcactatgacgtcatcgacAATCAATATTTTGAGTTAAGTTTGGAATGAAGCACTGTAGTTTGGCgcaattgtatttttcaaaatgatgGCAATGGCATaaggtttaaaataaaatactgagATACTGGTTCATATCGAAGTTGTTTCTGAATCTAACTGGAACAAACCATTTTATTGCAATCGACGTAATGTAAGGTGTGTCAAAAAAAAATCTCGCATTAGTAGTTACACATAACTTAAACAATTAGCAACTGCCCTATTTTACattaactttttccaatgagtttatttagttttatCTTCCGAAACTACAAatgtattataattaattatcagttCATTGGTGTTTTGCAGATTTCATAAACAGTTCTAATATAACCTTCACTTCATTATAAACACAGGATTTGGTTGTAGTTATTagtttaaatctttttttggaCTCACaagaaaacatgtttaaattGCAAAACACTGACATGAAacctttttcaaatttatgttGTACAGGATATGCTTCCACTTCATTTTTCTACTGCAATACTATAACAATGTGAAAGAGTGAGATTAAACTCAGAGGCGTTGAGCAATACTCTGGCAAAGGTCTTAACTCGATAGGCAAAATTATTGCTGTTTTTACACTGACAATTTAGATCATTTGTATCAATATTTGATGAGCCTGATTAACAATTTCGAAAGACTGTAATAAGTACAGCGGCCACGTTGTGACACATAATGACTGTTTACTGATAGGCTACAACATGCACACTGCACAGTCTCCTGCCATTCGGCACCACAGAGAAAAGGGTGGGGGCAGACGCCAAGTTTCTACTTGCCAACTTTCAGAGAGCAGGAATGAACATTACGTGGTAAAATGGAGCACCACAATTTAAAGTTGCACCAGGACTCTAGCGGACAACAGTCTTGAATCTGCAACTGGTTAGTGTGTAATTTTGTAGAGTACATAGTCGTTGGTAACAATCAACTTTTTTCCCAGAGCAGATTGatcaatttaaagtttaactttaAGCGCATATATCTGATAATCGCATCAAAATGTTCGACAAAATCAACATGTGATAAATCGATATGTGATTGTGTCTGTGCTGGGCAATTTTTAGAGAAACCGATTGCTACGATTTCCAACTATGCTTGCAGCTTGAAGGCAACAACAATTTCATCAGAAACCaaagttaattaattaaacaatttttacaaatatttataaagTCTATACATACACATTTATAGACTGGAACACCGAACAtgcattgaaacaaaaaactaaaattagaaaatagaCATAAACAAACTTGTACAGAACAAGTGCGTAAAAgtgatttgtaaaaaaatctcCAGTTAAGTGTGTGGTGATATTTTCTCATGCTCATCAGATTTACTATTATCTTAGTATTAACATTAACAATATAATAACTCTACAAACAATATTAAAAATCAATTATATATACCTTTAAATTCGTATACTTCAACAGAAGTTTGATCAGCTGAAAAAACTATGAAATGTCTTCCATCAGGTGAAAATTTTCGTAAAAAGAAAGGTGgtttttcaacatcaacaACAGTAAAGTTAGGAATAATGCATTGATAAAATGCTCTCATAGACACCCACTGAGATCCATGTTTAGGTGCAGTGGTTTCCCTTCTATTTAGTCTGCAAAACAATGACATTATAGCGAGTACCAAAATTTGCTCACACGTTCCtataaatatgaaaaagaaattttagtaAATCAACATAATTGCAAAGGAGTCAGAGTAACCCATTACTGGAATATACAACTGATTTTGAAAGCCGGGGAGGGGGAAGTCTATAAATTGTAACTTCTTAAATCGTCGGCTTGGTTGCATAACACTGGGTTTACAATTATGCGATCCGTGTTTGATTCCCAGTAGCACTACTGTTGTATTGTACTTGGGCAAGGCAATATGAACAACACTTGCTCCTATTCAGTGGTCTTTGTAAatagttctaaattcgggcaatcACAAAAAAATCGAAAATGAAACCAAAATTTCTGTCTATCAGAAGTTGGACAAACTATGCTACCTCAGTAACCAGAACTTGAGCAATAAGGAATCGTTCATAATTTTAAGTCCTGCAAAGGCTATCCTCAATCCGAGGATAAAACTTATGATACCATACcaccagaggtgggcagttgGTACTTCGAAAGTACCATCGgtcggtacttggcaaaaaagtACTGACAGTACATTTATTCGGTACTGTTTCATAAAAGTAGTTCAGTACTTTTAGTATAAAGGATGCTCTTCCAAGTGCGATTTTTATCTCAACATTGGCGAAGCTACAGGTTGCTCTAGGGGAAAACATATGTGGCATTACTTCTTGCAGCTTTGATAGATATTTGTATATTAAAAAGAACACCAAACGGTTAAAGTTGGcattaaagttttattaaaatgaacTTGTGACAACATACTTCTCCAAACCTTCAAATAATCACTTTAAAAGTAttgagtaccgggaccgaaaaaaatttcttgaaaaaagtcgTTCAGTACTTTTTCCCAAAAGAATAGGCGGTACCAGTACTGAAAGAGTGCCAGGGTATAGTAAGTCGGTATTATAGTATCATGGTACTGCCCACCTTTGCATATCACCAAATTACAAAGTAGTGAGAAGTAAATCAAACTAGTTACCACCGGTACATACAATAACATATCTATTTACTGATGTTATAGAAATCACTTACTTATGTACCAGATTTTGATTTGATACTGTACGACAGTGAAATTCCACCTCTTTGAAGTTAGAATGTGAAGATAAATTGGAAAAATCAGACATTTTGCATCGTATAGTAGGCTATTATGCattaaaagtttgcaaaagaCAATCTATGGGAAATCCTTGGCGGGATGAGTAGCTGTGTGAAAGTAATGGACATGTTTGTAACAGACATCATGGCTATTTCAACCAACTTAAGGTTaaaccttgaacataaattggTTACATGGTAATTGTGCCAGTATCATATAATTATACTTTCATCATAGCCTAGATGGGTGCCGGACTGCCGGTGCATGTGCAACGTAAAAAATTCTGGTCAAAACATAgaaagaataaaaactttatctACCAACTTCTGCCGCAAAAATACTAATGGTGGGAGGGTTTTACCCTTTAAAAAGATTTATCCTGTAGATGTAGTGATTGgattaaattgttttggtTATGTCTTTTCTAGGGCTGGGAATACTTATATGGCTAATAGCTCTTaacaactaaacattttgttagCCATTAGTTGAAAACGTGTAGTGGCCTGGGAGGCATTTTTAACACCTttatatcattcgtgggaaagtGTTTGCCAGTTATTTATTGAAGTATTGTTTAttgatgaaactgcaattgtcgcttaatatttggaaactttctctaaataacttcatgtgaaagcgccgtttagtacgttaccaggtgatttcataacatccgagttttaactgaaaataatccccattgccaacgctttattttatcgttcgcgcattctgaaatgttcgtgtatattgtgttgaatatttccgctCACACTGCTccacgctgttataagctcaAACTTCTACGCGAGTAACCGCGCAGACAGAGATacagaatcgtacgaacgtattacgttagtcggtgttaattgtaattcgttagacatgttttaaatggtgaatgctaagtttgagATTGTGTCAtattcggaacctgtacagttcctacaataaaggatcatttttgataaactgtatctgtaatatcgtaagagctttcggtTAGTaag belongs to Clavelina lepadiformis chromosome 6, kaClaLepa1.1, whole genome shotgun sequence and includes:
- the LOC143461538 gene encoding DET1 homolog, with the translated sequence MSDFSNLSSHSNFKEVEFHCRTVSNQNLVHKLNRRETTAPKHGSQWVSMRAFYQCIIPNFTVVDVEKPPFFLRKFSPDGRHFIVFSADQTSVEVYEFKGCQAAENLLSSVTGEIFHENLKQSTHYKKFQQHVREKLFSKFFVLKYKIPVANEAQNLNRECSLFTDDGRYVLVVSAAITTVPTPDSQTGINYDIYSNNEALNPNPRYPLEDYALHSVNILNGTLRCSVPFKCDKIFLSHNQGLYLFKNVLAVLSVQHQNIYVFHVKEGNLVLMRSIGRFCFEDDRHTINAIQSRELDAVIIKPFHEKTFNSLKHRLLTFLYKQAANESKESLCRFFQRFSFLEDLRMWRMQLLDEDHVLIKYATSDVVSLRIPEPSAQPSFFVVYNLRDSKIIGAYENTSIKFLKIFEKNPGLFRGADVVRGQLQAACSDIYSSQIQQRFKETIINAKYGGHTEAVKRLLGQIPVPSQTHSPSPYLDLVLFSYDDKWISPVERPKASGDYPIRFYSRKSGMLRFQIRAGMLPGNGNRSSARKLVAFTFHPHEPFAMSVQRINTDYVLNFHFRHVVSGDG